The Mycobacterium sp. 3519A genome contains a region encoding:
- the pyk gene encoding pyruvate kinase — protein sequence MNRRGKIVCTLGPATATDEAVKALVEAGMDVARLNFSHGDYSDHEANYKRVRTASDLTGHAVGILADLQGPKIRLGRFKDGPTFWANGETVRITVDDCEGTHDRVSTTYKRLAEDATPGDRVLVDDGNVGLLVDSIDGNDVICTVTEGGTVSNNKGMSLPGMNVSAPALSEKDIEDLEFSLKLGVDLVALSFVRSPADIELVHEIMDRVGRRVPVIAKLEKPEAIDNLEAIVLAFDAIMVARGDLGVELPLEEVPLVQKRAIQMARENAKPVIVATQMLESMIENSRPTRAEASDVANAVLDGADAVMLSGETSVGKYPLEAVKTMARIISAVEENSVAAPPLAHVPRTKRGVISYAARDIGERLDAKALVAFTQSGDTVRRLARLHTPLPVLAFTALPEVRSQLALTWGTETFIVPNMTSTDQMIRQVDKSLLELGRYKRGELVVIVAGAPPGTVGSTNLIHVHRIGEEDV from the coding sequence GTGAATCGACGCGGAAAAATCGTCTGTACGCTCGGCCCGGCCACCGCAACCGACGAAGCAGTGAAGGCGCTGGTCGAGGCGGGAATGGATGTCGCGCGGCTCAACTTCAGCCACGGCGACTACAGCGACCACGAGGCCAACTACAAGCGGGTGCGCACCGCCTCCGATCTGACCGGGCATGCGGTCGGCATTCTGGCCGACCTGCAGGGCCCGAAGATCCGCCTCGGCCGGTTCAAGGACGGCCCGACCTTCTGGGCGAATGGCGAAACCGTGCGCATCACCGTCGACGATTGCGAAGGCACGCACGACCGGGTGTCGACCACCTATAAGCGACTGGCTGAGGACGCCACGCCGGGCGACCGGGTGCTCGTCGACGACGGCAACGTGGGTCTGCTCGTCGACAGCATCGACGGCAACGACGTCATCTGCACCGTCACCGAGGGCGGCACGGTCAGCAACAACAAGGGCATGTCGCTGCCCGGTATGAACGTCTCCGCGCCCGCGCTGTCGGAGAAGGACATCGAGGATCTCGAGTTCTCACTGAAACTCGGCGTCGACCTGGTCGCGCTGTCGTTCGTCCGCTCACCCGCCGACATCGAGTTGGTGCACGAGATCATGGACCGCGTCGGCAGGCGGGTGCCCGTCATCGCCAAACTCGAAAAGCCGGAAGCCATCGACAATCTCGAGGCGATCGTGCTGGCATTCGACGCGATCATGGTGGCCCGCGGCGACCTCGGCGTCGAGTTGCCGCTCGAAGAAGTGCCGCTGGTGCAGAAGCGCGCCATCCAAATGGCAAGGGAAAACGCCAAACCCGTCATCGTCGCCACCCAGATGCTGGAGTCGATGATCGAGAACTCGCGGCCGACCCGCGCGGAGGCCTCCGACGTCGCCAACGCGGTGCTCGACGGTGCCGACGCGGTGATGCTGTCCGGCGAGACGTCGGTGGGCAAATATCCGCTCGAAGCCGTCAAGACCATGGCGCGCATCATCTCCGCGGTCGAGGAGAACTCCGTCGCCGCACCGCCTCTCGCGCATGTGCCGCGCACCAAACGCGGTGTCATCTCCTATGCCGCCCGCGACATCGGTGAGCGGCTGGACGCCAAGGCGCTCGTCGCGTTCACCCAGTCGGGTGACACGGTGCGCAGGCTCGCCCGCCTGCACACCCCGCTTCCTGTGCTGGCATTCACGGCGCTGCCGGAGGTCCGCAGCCAGTTGGCGCTGACGTGGGGCACCGAGACGTTCATCGTGCCGAACATGACCAGCACCGACCAGATGATCCGGCAGGTGGACAAGTCGCTGCTGGAACTGGGCCGCTACAAGCGGGGCGAACTGGTGGTCATCGTCGCTGGCGCTCCGCCGGGCACAGTAGGCTCCACCAATCTGATCCACGTGCACCGGATCGGCGAGGAAGACGTCTAA
- a CDS encoding acyl-CoA thioesterase II: protein MSTADFQELLAVLDLNRVDDNLFVGVHPSKNPVRTFGGQMLAQAFVAGSRTVSDKLPPASVSAHFIAGGDPEKDLEFHVARLRDERRFANRRVDVMQDGQLLTTAMIAYLSGGRSLEHGIEAPSLPDPESVPPVDDLLRGYEDVVPHFVNALRPIDWRYTNDPTWVMRDKGDKLTYNRVWMRTEGAMPDDPVVNCAALVYSSDTTVLDSIITTHGLSWGYDRIFAVTTNHSVWFHRPVRFDEWVLYSTSSPVAADSRGLGTGHFFDRSGQLLATVVQEGIVKYFPGANR, encoded by the coding sequence GTGTCGACGGCAGATTTCCAGGAGCTGCTGGCGGTACTCGACCTCAACCGCGTCGACGACAACTTGTTCGTCGGCGTGCACCCGAGCAAGAACCCGGTGCGCACCTTCGGCGGCCAGATGTTGGCGCAGGCCTTCGTCGCGGGCAGCCGCACCGTGTCGGACAAGCTCCCGCCTGCGAGCGTTTCGGCGCACTTCATCGCAGGCGGTGACCCGGAGAAGGACCTCGAGTTCCACGTCGCGCGGCTTCGTGACGAGCGCCGCTTCGCCAACCGCAGGGTCGACGTGATGCAGGACGGCCAACTGCTGACCACCGCGATGATCGCCTACCTGTCCGGCGGTCGCAGCCTCGAGCACGGCATCGAAGCGCCGTCGCTGCCGGACCCCGAGTCGGTGCCGCCCGTCGACGATCTACTGCGCGGTTACGAAGACGTCGTGCCCCATTTCGTCAACGCACTGCGGCCGATCGACTGGCGCTACACCAACGATCCGACCTGGGTGATGCGCGACAAGGGCGACAAGCTCACCTACAACAGGGTCTGGATGAGGACCGAGGGTGCGATGCCCGACGACCCCGTGGTGAACTGCGCGGCGCTGGTCTACTCGTCCGACACCACGGTGCTCGACTCGATCATCACCACGCACGGATTGTCGTGGGGCTACGACCGGATCTTCGCCGTCACCACGAACCACTCGGTGTGGTTCCACCGCCCGGTGCGGTTCGACGAGTGGGTGCTGTACTCGACGTCGTCGCCCGTCGCCGCCGACTCGCGTGGCCTCGGTACTGGCCATTTCTTCGACCGGTCGGGCCAACTGTTGGCCACCGTGGTGCAGGAAGGCATCGTCAAGTATTTCCCCGGCGCAAACAGGTAG
- a CDS encoding bifunctional lysylphosphatidylglycerol flippase/synthetase MprF: MSDSRVNIAPRLRARERVVVHVDSPAVRWIGALAVLSLFCWLVLLLTRDHDRDWHAAGRLAWSLTVLTAVALIARGIFLGRPVTAAHAWLSLAAVLAGLGAHVLIFDLLGNFLIVCAGALLMWPTTARSNPADRQRIWKLVNATTGDPLAPFAMQEKKCYHFTADGTAAIAYRTRMGYAVVSGDPVGDETQYAELVADFAVMCHARGWRIVVLGCSQRRLDLWADATVLGQTLRAVPIGRDVVVDVASFDMVGRKYRNLRQAVQRTHNFGITTDVLSEQGLDGRTLAELTDVLLASPKGARVERGFSMCLDGALEGRYPGVLLAVARDSDGRVQGFHRYATAGQGSEVSLDVPWRRRGAPNGIDERLSVDMIAWARENGGQRLSLAFAAFPEIFDDKNRGRISSLIYTAIHLGDALIALESLYRYLRKFHALGDRRYVMASMTQILPLLFVLLSLEFLPRRRRLT; this comes from the coding sequence GTGAGCGATTCGCGCGTCAATATTGCGCCGCGGTTGCGAGCCCGCGAGCGCGTCGTCGTCCATGTCGATTCGCCTGCCGTCCGCTGGATCGGCGCGCTGGCCGTGCTCAGCCTGTTCTGCTGGCTGGTCCTGCTGCTCACCCGTGACCACGACCGCGACTGGCATGCCGCAGGCCGGTTGGCGTGGTCGCTGACCGTGCTCACCGCGGTGGCGCTCATCGCCCGCGGCATCTTCCTCGGCAGACCGGTCACCGCGGCACACGCGTGGCTTTCGCTGGCCGCGGTGTTGGCCGGCCTCGGCGCCCACGTGCTGATATTCGATCTGCTCGGCAACTTCCTGATCGTCTGCGCGGGTGCGCTGTTGATGTGGCCCACCACGGCGCGGTCGAATCCCGCTGACCGACAGCGTATTTGGAAACTGGTGAACGCGACGACCGGTGATCCGCTTGCGCCTTTCGCGATGCAGGAGAAGAAGTGTTACCACTTCACCGCGGACGGCACCGCCGCCATCGCGTACCGAACCCGGATGGGCTATGCGGTGGTCAGCGGCGATCCGGTCGGCGACGAGACCCAGTACGCGGAACTGGTCGCCGACTTCGCGGTGATGTGCCATGCCCGCGGGTGGCGGATTGTGGTGCTCGGCTGCAGTCAACGCCGGCTTGACCTGTGGGCCGACGCGACCGTGCTCGGCCAGACGCTGCGGGCGGTGCCGATAGGGCGCGACGTGGTCGTCGACGTGGCGAGTTTCGACATGGTCGGGCGCAAGTACCGCAACCTGCGTCAGGCGGTGCAGCGCACGCACAACTTCGGCATCACCACCGACGTGCTATCCGAACAGGGACTCGATGGCCGCACGCTCGCCGAGTTGACCGACGTGCTGCTGGCGTCGCCGAAGGGTGCGCGCGTCGAGCGCGGGTTCTCGATGTGCCTCGATGGTGCGCTCGAGGGCCGCTATCCCGGGGTGCTGTTGGCCGTCGCCCGCGACAGTGACGGGCGGGTGCAGGGCTTCCACCGGTACGCGACGGCCGGACAGGGCAGTGAAGTCTCACTCGACGTGCCGTGGCGACGGCGCGGCGCACCCAACGGCATCGACGAACGGCTGTCGGTCGACATGATCGCGTGGGCCCGCGAGAACGGCGGGCAGCGGCTGTCGTTGGCGTTTGCCGCATTCCCGGAGATCTTCGACGACAAGAACCGCGGCAGGATCTCCAGCCTGATCTACACCGCGATTCATCTCGGCGACGCGTTGATAGCGCTGGAATCGCTGTACCGTTACCTGCGCAAATTCCACGCTCTCGGGGATCGCCGATATGTGATGGCGTCGATGACCCAGATTCTGCCGCTGTTGTTCGTGCTGCTGTCGCTCGAGTTTCTGCCCCGTCGGCGCCGGCTCACCTAG
- a CDS encoding DUF4190 domain-containing protein: MSEPPPPPPPQWGPYPGNYPPPPPGSYPPPPPQPYAGYLPPPTAPRNGLGIAALVLAIVGLVLCWTVAGGVILGLVAVILGSVGRGRVKRGEATNGGVAIAGIVLGVLAIVLALVFIPIWYGMFKEVGGSDYVDCVAKAGSNEQEIQKCADQFRERVENQFSVTLTPSP, translated from the coding sequence ATGAGCGAACCGCCGCCGCCACCGCCACCGCAGTGGGGGCCGTATCCCGGCAACTACCCGCCGCCGCCACCCGGCAGCTACCCGCCGCCGCCACCGCAGCCGTACGCCGGGTACCTGCCGCCGCCGACGGCACCGCGCAACGGCCTCGGCATCGCCGCGTTGGTGCTGGCGATCGTCGGCCTGGTGCTGTGCTGGACGGTGGCAGGCGGTGTGATCCTCGGCTTGGTCGCGGTCATCCTCGGCAGCGTCGGGCGCGGCAGGGTCAAACGCGGTGAGGCCACCAACGGCGGCGTCGCGATCGCCGGAATCGTGTTGGGCGTCTTGGCAATCGTGCTGGCGCTGGTCTTCATCCCGATCTGGTACGGGATGTTCAAGGAGGTCGGCGGCTCCGATTACGTCGACTGCGTCGCCAAGGCCGGCTCCAACGAGCAGGAGATCCAGAAGTGCGCCGACCAGTTCCGGGAACGCGTCGAGAACCAGTTCTCGGTGACGCTCACCCCCAGCCCCTAG